The sequence below is a genomic window from Macadamia integrifolia cultivar HAES 741 unplaced genomic scaffold, SCU_Mint_v3 scaffold542, whole genome shotgun sequence.
GTCAACATACTCACAACTTAAGTAAAGAACATTGGAAAGCAAATGAACGTCTTTTAAGATATTTAAAGGGGACAATGAGTTATGGTATACATTATAGTGGAAATCTAGCTATCTTGGAAGGCTATTGTGATGCTAATTGGATATTTGATACAAATGAATCATTAGCAACAAGTGGATATGTATTAACTTTAGGAGGTGGAGCGATTTCTTAGAAATCAGTAAAACAATCATGTGGGACAGGATCCACCATGGAAGCACAATTTATTGCTTTGGAAAAATCAGAAACTGAAGCTAAATGGCTAAGGAACTTGATGGTAGGTATACCATTATGAAGAAAACTAGTTCCTTCTATATTTATTTGTTGTGATAATTATGTTGCATTTGCAAAAGCCAAAAGTATAGTATACAATGGAAAGAGAAGACATATACGCTTACGACACAATCACCTAAGACAATATATATGTCACATCCCGCTCACACAAAACCAAGCCGATGATTGAGTTAGCtctggttaactcacaaacctaccaggatcaacaatgcagtaactgcaaTACATCATACATCTattaaactaagataagacctcagtattttcagtggaagacctatttataataatacctataattgtttcccaatacttgatacccaaattgagttataaaagttatatacatttgggtctgaaggcatgatatatacaaaaaaatataacaatttaagcatcaagtcatcaaaagggagtacatcaaaataataaaaaagaatcactagGAGTCACTGCTGCCATGCAACACAATCCTTGCACGTGCAATCGATACCGTGCTCGAACTcattagggacccaccaatccttaggGAGAAACTCCATAGTGGGGCCCGACTCTGATCTCTAGGCGGGTAACCTGcgaaatcacctaaaaagagttgtgcacgtgggatgagctcactagcctagtaagtagAAAGGAAGATCACACTAACAGTCACAacacaaatgcacctatatgtatgtaattcattttaatcatattagcctaacaacattactaggtcataggctatgtgctacacacaaccacagtgcacgtatacctCAAGTATGAGCTGCTAACCCCATCTCGCAATACGCCCATGGGGTTGTCAGAGAATGCCCACCGTTGGTActagaatttaaaatgcaagccgactcccagtaaatttaaatgacagaaagtaaatgggtgactccacccaaaataaaagcagtatgatctgccctttgaatataccatcggggttatcgactgtcctagcgatcagcCATGCGTACTTCTAACTACTACAGGAGTTCAACAACGATAACCCAATGCTTCCCCCTAatagtaacccaacacgtaaaccctgttgggaagggtcgtagcacaaggggTATATAAATATTAGCCAtatgcttctatatgagcatagtacgattacatgatggcaccacgtcccattccacgagccaccataaACTCATTTCTAAGCCGTCTACGgtatctaatctagcatgcatatcatgtccatatgaaattcttccatcacttacatcaagacataaagaatattcatcataaagcaaagcataacatgttatgtaaatgcacatacaatgcgtGATGACATACGTGATgtctagtccactccccacttacttgtatatgtacacggtgcttgtacctGGCACGTAAGAGATCTGATGTGTAGGTATGTGTATAATGAGTGTAGCCTattataaacataatggtttatcatttcactatttttgggtcaaaatcatcatgcttgaacactaaaatctggtttagaatcataaatgggggttacccatcaaatttggacccattctGGGCATTatggaaagacaggtgggcatgaGTCAAAGATAGCCGGGCCTTGGAGCCCAACGATTTCATTCCTATCAGTTACACCAAAGGCTTAgaaattgagttttgagaactcaggtgggccagaGACCCAAAGACAGGTGGGTCTGGAACACCCCCcaatcttgaaacaaaattcttccatcatcttccccatcttctctctggcttggggaacttgtttggggtcgatccgatgactcaaatcactcatctaaggtccaatcatgtatcctcaacctagatctaagatcaaatcaaaagaaaaaaggagattcttacatctttctcaagaacaccaatgaaaccccaaatttcacttctttaactcaagaacttcaaatactctagatcttcaccaacactcattccaaatccttcaaaatcattgtgcacaccttccattagaccttagatttgattatccaagtatgATTAGCAAGATATAAGTGGGTTCTTTACTAAAAATCataaagagggtttaagaaagggttttcttaagaatccttggaatatgtacaatacctaccttaAATCGAAGATTCCGGGgagctgatcattaatccgggctcaaaataccaagacccagctctggtgaagctctacgatcaatttcctttcttctttcttcttcttcctcatttttctttcttctttcttgctctctcttctttactctcccatcgaccaactatcattaatgaggaaaaagacaataaatgtctCTTCTTTTATACTTGGGCccccaaaaatatcttctagtcataggtgggtacatctcaggtggataaatctcaggtgggtattctcaagtgagtatatcttaggtgggtatatctcatgTGGGTATATCTCATGTAAGTACACCTtaagtgggtatatctcaggtgagtataccATTCTAGGAAGCCCATTGCTGGTGTTCCACTTGGACTTCGATGGGGACAAACTcatacttataattaaattacGTAGGCACCAAAATTACTAGCACGTACCTTGACTTCTTGTACATAGCCTTGTGGTGCATGTAAGtgtaaggcttgggtgcacatattacacttggtacccgcttGGTCTTGTAGGGCCagcccgagttcaaggtcactttTGCTACCATGTTCCATATAGTACTTGAGTCAGTTCGCTCCGGTTCAGCCCCTGCATGATCAAACGAAGTCAATACaggtaattagaccaggtttagaaTGTAGGGCATCACATTAACcttcctttttgaaaatttcattcccgaaattgtagtacctagttgtttgaaacaatgaggatacaaggtttgaatatcatcctctttctcccaagatgcctctttTATCGGCTGGTCGGCCTACCGAATCTTTACAAAAGCAATAGAGTGGTTACGGAGAGTTTTCACCTTCTGATTTAAGATCTCAGTTGGATGTTCTTCATATGTTATAGCAGCTTCTAAGTATTCTGATTCCATAAGTAACAcatgggatggatcatgaacataccgcttcaacatggatacatgaaagacAATGTGAACACTGCTGAGGGAAGGTTGGaatgccaacatgtatgctactgcCCCAACTCGCTCCAAAATCTCAAATGACCCAATATATCTCTGACTTAACTTGCCTTTCTTATGAAATCTGCGTAGACCTTTGATAagagatattttgaggaacactttctctccctcttggaattccatttccTTCCTACGGTTAactacatagctcttttgatgtgactggactgctttaattctttctctaatgacatcgactttatcacatgtcatctgaatcatctccGGTCCAAGCATTCAGCATTCGCCTACTTCGTCCCAGTATAGAGGAATTCTGTATTTTTCACTATATAATACTTCATATAGAGCCATcctaattgtagcttggtaattATTGTtgtatgcaaactccataagaggtatatattcctccTAACTACCGCTCATTTCCATGGCACAGGCTCGGAGCATGTaatctaatatttgtatggtctGCTCAGAATGTCCGTCTGTCTATGGATGGAAGGTCGTACCCaggttcaattgtgatcccaaggcttaCTGGAAGTTCTTCCAGAATCTGGAGGTAAACCTCgggtctctgtctgatacaatgctcactggtacaccatgtaagtgtataacattatccatgtaaagctgTGCCAGCTTATCCATGGTGTAATTGGTTCTAATCGGAATGAAGTGAGCTATTTTAGTAAttctgtcaactatcacccaaattgcatccattcctttGGGTGTACGTGGTTGtctggtgacgaagtccattgtaatgttatcccacttTCACTCGGGTACttggagtggttgaagagtgccaaaaggtTGGTGCCGTTCAGCTTTGATTTTCTGACATGCAAGgtaagtcgccacatacagagctatgagGTACACTCATCCATCTTAGTACTTCtagggtgaagagagtactcagaaCTGTGTGCTTCTTTTACTAATTTGTCTTGTATTACCTCATCGCAGGGTACACACAATTTACCCTGAAACAAAGTGTGccatcactggctaatgtaaagctagggtcattcattatttgctcttgaatctcctctctgatccgctgcaactcaggatccaagggCTGGTTCATTAAgatttcttccctgatggatGAGTGTACCTGTAGAGCTACTAAGGACATGGTCAACTATTAAACATCATCTGACTGGTGCTCTAGTTCCAAGGTTACTTCCTcatacaagaggatttcatccattaacatcgccTTCTATATGAGCTCGAGACTGATAGCTAAATAGGCAAGGGACACCGTTTGAGCTTTCTGGCTTAGTGCATCTGTcactacattggccttccctaggtgatactgaatatcacaaccataatctttcataagctcaatccatctcctttgtctcatcttcaagtctttttgggtgaaaaagtacttaagacttttgtggtcactaTAGATTTTGCACTgttcaccatacaagtagtgatgCCAAATCTTTAAGGTAAAAATGTCCGTTGCTAACTCTAAGTGATGAATagggtaattcttttcatagtccttcaactatTTGGACACATATACTGCcaccttgccatgttgcataagtacacaacccaatccgactttggaagcatcggtatacactgttattccacctgtgcctttaggaatagtcaacactggtgCTGACACTAGCCACTTCTTTAgctcttgaaaactttcttcacactcctttgaccaatcaaacttcaTACACCtcctagtcaacttggtcattggttctgaaatccgagaaaagttctcgatgaagcgTATATAGTAACCtgcctgtttgagattttaaaatgtaaccgcaagtgtatagatcagtgtagctacgagtcaaacacagggagagtagccactttatttttttaattcttttaataatgcgaaagtgaactgattaatggttgtgatctaattctaattaccgtcttaaacatatgtatctaaaataacgtcctaaccattcgtcatctaagaatttaaatacgcaagccatgcaattaaaattaaataaataaatagctaaaaataaacaccccacgcaattgaaaaacaataaaagaaaaaaatgttgaaataaaaataaagtaaaagaaaggggataaagctagagagagactcacaagtaggtttatCTACTTAGCCTGTGGGATGCATTATAAtgtgagcttccctacttgatcagaaAGTCACTCTTACaggggttactctacttggcttaaggaaaagggagacaattaaaataaaaacaataaaatgatggttttatggctaggaggggcaaaatcaacacatatagtagccatgaaccttaggggaaagggataacaataatataatgattgaaattaaaatcctaaattaagaaagaaagggtagtcagaagagggattgagagaggggagaagactactgaaggagtctacttacttgaacttcaatccttaaaacttgatcgatttgagacactaccagtactaaaaaccagatctggaaaaaaccaaatctgaagaaaaaattgaacttgaaagacatgcttcatagcttgttcttgtcacctagaactaagcctagaactagaacttgaaaattacaactttaattgtttaaaaaataaaaataaaagactgaatcaaaaacaaaagtgtttacattaattgaataaaaagaacttacaaaagtgtttaaagcataaacctagaactagagctagagaaagagaaaactagagaaagagatagagaaactaagaaaaaaccctagaagaagaatgaatgcCTCCttcccttgtgttaattctattatatagagaatggggagggaagctaacgattttagcttctaaaaaaaaagattttttttttatcttgttgataaagtggaggagagagaagagagaaaacgtgtggagagagatctcccacgatttttcttgcattctctctctctctgctcaaGAAGCCCCCTTTggttgatttttcttgcttggatttggacaatattctattttaatgaaaaatttcatccatgcctttgtctttttttttttctctttattttctctctctcttcttcaaacttgcgtacaaccatcttggcagttaagaggttcgaacttaagacctaataaggaagggattttgcacaccacaactcaccaactatgctaggtagttgttgttaccaaaaacgaatcttcaatcacttaaggatgtggtccatcgatccttattgacatttgaaatattctttatacTCTTGAGActactgcagatgggctggttctgcatctcagttcagttctgatcaattattctttttctaacctgaaaagaataatcacttgtgcggttgaccaaacgaatgtgtacttacaattgaacacatccatcttcctcagaatttcgtcctcttcgcaaccatgaaaagaaataagacatctttacgtgtaaaattgaaaatatagcATCCGATAgttcttaaggccttgaaaatataaaacctgcaaaaagagagtaaaacccaaggtagccccattttaaatatgtaaaatgtatgttttactacactagatttcacacataaatgtgatCATCATCGAACTTCCAGAAAAAAGCCATGCAAATCTGGATCGAAACTTGGTGTCAACAACATCTCTAGGCACTTATCTCGCAGAACCTCTGGATACCATTTCTACTCCAAAGTGGTGAGTAGAGACTCCAAGAGTAGAGCCATGGTGGCAGATAATCGGTAGCAGGTCGAATATAGCAATGGCGACCGCTTTCCCAAATCTACGTTGATCACCAATTCTGTCCTAGAGTTCGCAATGCAACTCTTAGAATGACCAGCCTCCTTGCTACTCCAACCACTATTGTGCATGCTTCTGTAATGACAAGCTCGTGGATAATTGGTtaacttaaaaattaatataaaaataaataatgaaaaggGTTCTTGACActtcccatacaaataatggaGAGGGTTATCAACACTAGGAAGATGATAATTAGTTAACAATAGGAAAGGCATGGAGGAGAGAGTGTGTCAGGTGGGGGAGAGAAAGGAGGTGTCGGCGTAGCCTTCGACACTGGCTTAGAGAATATTTTCCTACCAAATAATTgtgtcaaaattttttttatgcccattttgtttcaagaagCAAATCTttagagcatttttttttttcttacgaATTTTCCAACAGTAGGATCAtcaaacatgattttttttttttttatatcaaataacatttttttctaatttttagaacaagaaaaaaaattcaaaatgttttcaaatagCACTTTAGAGTAATTAAAAGTGGAtgccaattttttatttttatttttttcctttgaattcTAAGCAATTAAATGAGGCTTCATTAGGCTTCATCTGTTTCAAACAAAAATATgtgaaaattttagaaattagACTTACAATTTAGGAAAATGTTTTCCTAAAACCATTCATCATCCTAGGGTTCAGAAAACCCCTATAGAAAACTCTTGTAGGGTTTTAATATCTTCCAAAGTACTCTCCCAATTCCCCTAACTTTTTCTCAAGCCTCATGGTGAATGGATTTTCATTTACCATGGGTGTAGGAAAACTCGATGAAtcagtttttaattttatagtATATTTGAAGTAGAACTATGGAATGTGAAGCTTTATAGAAGGTTTCACTATTTTACATTTGAAAGTGTAGGATATAGCAGGaaaagtaaaatatatttcccttatttattttacttgtaAACATTTTATGTTGAGACATTACTATTTACATGAATGCTTGGGGTTGGTGAAGAGAGTTGCCTCAAAGTAGGTGAGGCTGTGTTTGTAATCCCCACAAGCATCTAACATCTTTGTTACTTGTTACCTTACATCTCATACCATAATATATAACtaatatgggaaaaagattCTCACACAAGTAAGGTGAGCATTCTTCTCCGTGCCCTTACATAATGAGTTGTATGTCccacattaatttttttctcatgcATAACTAGGGTCCCTTACTAGACAAAACCATTTCCATGCTGTGATTAGTGggaaaagatcctctccaacaccaccAACCTCCAACGATCCATTCAAGGGTTGGGAATGCTTGGACACGTATCTCTAGGTGTTGGCAAGTGTTGGGATGCATGACCAAACCCTCCCAACCCTTGGAAAGATCATTGGAAGATGGTTGGAGGGTGCAGTCATTGGAGAGGAGTCGGCTCCGTGATTAGTATGACATTGATAGTTGTGTTATAATGAAGAGAAAGACACCCAAGTTCTTTTGGTGAGTGTATCACTAAGTCACCGGGTCAACATGACGATTCAGGCCACATAttggtgaagaaaaaaaaaatcaatttgatatttttattctatgtggatgataaattatatttctttatAATGTTTGGAAGAAGCTTGGTGGATTATGATCCTACCgaacaagggttttttttttttttttttttttttgaagatgcAGAATGTTTGCCCAAACGCCTAAAATGGGCATTTAATGAATACAATCCAGGTCAAAATCAAACAATGAGTCAAATatggaatcaaataaaaattgaagTTTGAAAAGAGGCTCCTATTCAATTTTAGTTCGACttcaatttctgtttttacattttttatctTGAATCGAATTGAAAAAACtagactgattgacacccttaaaatCCCAGACGCCTTCTCTACCCTTCTTTTTGTTGGCAGTATGTAAAATATTTGTATTCCTCACTTAGCCACTTCTCTTTTTCATAATTCTGTGGGGTGCATCTCCGGTGCATGGACGAGGGCAGCAGGGTCATTTTGTGCCCCCTATATCTAAGCGTAGACATACCTTAATGGGtagcttttttttcccctttctatgGGTGCCTTTATGGCCTAATTATAGCCCTATTTTCATCCCTCACATGGGTCAGACTCACCTCATTCATACCTAAATTGGAAATTAGAATTAGGttgcacccaaaaaagaaaaaattggaaatTAGGAATATGAGTAAATAtgtaaataagaagaaagaaattacccaaaaaaaaaaaaggacacaaCCGTAAATAAGGCTTAGAAACTGGCAATATAGCAATTTCAAAAACAAGATGGGGTTATCTAAAATTATAAATTCTTATTCTTACGTGATTATTGATATTCCTAATTTTaccaaagaaaatatatattccTAATTAAAGCAGTTTTAAGTTAGTCTCTCAGTCTGAGAGAGAGCTATTCCAGGAAAACCAACAGCACGCCATCCTCCACAAGGTTGTGGTCATGAGACTCGTGACTCAATTAACACAATAAGCATCGTTCAATTCGTTTTTCAACCTTcacttcactctctctctctctcgatccaTACCAGGTCAGTCCAATCAATTTTTTCTATGGATTTCAACCTTTTCTCTGGTCACtcaaaaatttcttcttcttttattttttattttttgcagaaATTTTTTGTTAGGATTATTCTATCGGTTTGTTCCCCTTAATTTTTCAGTTAGAATCGTTAAAGGGTATCTTTAAATTTCACATAAATCTTCCTCTGTGGATGTTTTATTTTTACCGTTTCGCATCATGAGTttggtgccttttttttttttgaatgatttaGTGGTTTTCTAATTAAGATAATGGATCGTGAATATTTGCAGAATGAGCTACAAGCTCTTTAACCATCCTTTATTATGCATTTCTGGTATCAGTAGCATGTGTTCTCTGTTctgtagtcttttttttttttaataatatttaggaagagaaaaaaagggaattgATATGTGGGTTACTCTAAATCTGGTGTAGAATCTTGGGAGTAGTTGAAGTTTTGATTCATGGCTCTGAATTTGCAGGTTCGCGGTGTTtgatattgtttttgttttcatttttatctttCAATTTGAATTTGGTAACATACTTTAGTTTTCTTGGTCTCATCTGTGCTGTGGTTTCTCTGATCATCAGGGGAAATCAGCACCAACTTTTCTTAGGCTCTAGTGGTTTCATGGTATTGGGATTCTTCCACTTGATCTAAAGCTGCAGCCAAAAGTTTCTGTGGCATTACTGGTCTTGGATAGAATTTTGTATCTGGCCATGAACTTATTGGCCTTGGTCTTTTGTTACAAGCAACTTTTTATTCTGTGTAAATGGTTGGATGAATTAAGTTTCTGAtatggtctttcttttctttgacttGGACTGGCTTAAACAGGATTAAGCTTAAAGGTATTTAGAGTCATGAAGTTTAGGGAAGGGAATACAGTGGAGCTGTTGAGAACAAAACTGGACCCATGTGGCTCTTGGTTTACTGGAAAAATAGTTGAAGTAAATGGAGATTGGTATACTGTTAGGTATGACTTGCTTCTGAATCATGAAGGAGAGCCACTTGTTGAAAAGGTGCACAAGGATGATGTTAGGCCTCTACCTCCATTCACAAGGAAAGAGAGATGGGTGAATGGTGATATAGCTGAAGTGTTTGATATTCATTCTTGGAGGTTTGGAAAGGTTGCAAAGGTGATGAATAAAAATCGTTTTGTTGTTAGACTGTTCGGCTCTATCCAGCTTAGAGAGTTTTGTGGGTCTGATCTTAGGGTTCGACAAGTTTGGCGCAACAACAAGTGGGTGGAAATTGTGaaggtaaaattttcaaattaccttttttttctttaccaaaatTATGTTTTTGTAGTTTTAGGAATTTTTCCCCAGCATGCTCTTTTAGTTCTGTTTTCATGAGTTTATGATTGTCACTATTTGGTCATACTGCTTTGTTCTTTTAGTGTCTCATCAAGAGAAAATGTTATATACACAAGCATAGTTTT
It includes:
- the LOC122069177 gene encoding DUF724 domain-containing protein 3-like isoform X2, whose protein sequence is MKFREGNTVELLRTKLDPCGSWFTGKIVEVNGDWYTVRYDLLLNHEGEPLVEKVHKDDVRPLPPFTRKERWVNGDIAEVFDIHSWRFGKVAKVMNKNRFVVRLFGSIQLREFCGSDLRVRQVWRNNKWVEIVKVGRDKQMNNKVTQYSSKYSQGFLVYEDLQQGIQEETYSIERNWQDHIKTLYPVNPLKRGRNFHFKSSPRDAVVARGHKRGSVTRKDGRHDKLPIRTLPLLEQVMVEV